The Coturnix japonica isolate 7356 chromosome 9, Coturnix japonica 2.1, whole genome shotgun sequence genomic interval GCAGACATTGTAGCCTTCGAAGGCATGCTGCAACATCTCCTCGCCGATGTCGCGGTACACCTGCTTCTGAGATGCATAATTGATGTCTGCGGGCTGCGGAGAGGAGGCAGGAGAGGAGAAATCAGAGAAGGAGGTCATCCTGCTGCATCCCCCTCCATCCGGGCTCAAGACCCCGCTGCTTACCGTGGTGTGGGACCAGTAGGAATAGTCAAAGCTGAAGCTTTTGGGTGTCTCTTTGGGCTGCTTCGGGTTCAGGATAGCTGGGAGCAGACAGAGAGGGATATGATGAAACCAGGTGGCAGCACCGAATCCCACACCCTGAGCAGGCTGCGATGGGCTCACTCCTAAATCCCCACTGGGTTGGAAACAGGGCAGGCAGGAGGGCTAAGCCTCATGTGGGTGTGCACAGTGAGGGGGAGCAGCTCCTTCCATTgggctccctcctgccccatcgCCCCAATCCCCTACAGCCACCCCCAGGGACTTGGAGCGGGGCGGGCTCAGTGCTCCCAGCCCCCTCCAGCTCGCTGCTTTATTTTGGTACCTGATCCTCCCCGCAGCAGCAGGGTGATTAATGCCCTGTGTTAAACCGCCAGCAGAAACAAGAGCCTGCTTTTTCCCATCCCCTGGTGAAAAGGATGTTGCCATGGAAATCAGAGACTGCATCACTTCTCTTTCTCACTTGCTcggtgcttttttttccctttctcccccaCCCCATGGAGTGTTTATGATGCtttttttgctctgaaataacCGATGCTCAGAGATGCGTCAGAAGAAACCCAAACCAGGAGGGCAGTCACGGGACACAGCGCTCAGCCATCACTGCTGACATTGAGATGCCCTTGCGGGACATGcgcagggctgtgtgtggggagggggaggaaatcAGCCCCCAGCTTTGTACGCACAGCCCCCAAGAAGAGCCCTGCCAGCATGCAGCATTGGCTGAGGGACCACAGTGCTccctgccactgctgcagggctgggagcttgctgagcagctgggggggctgcaTGAACCACAGTGGGTTCTGCACCCCAAATTACAGTGGATTCTGCAGCTCAAATTTCAGTGGGTTCTTCAGCCCAAATTCCAATGGATCTCCCCCAGGATGGGATGCCCCATTGCCATCCTGTTGCccatcctcctgccccacaccagcaggtgcctgcagtgctgcccaccTGCGCGGAGCAGTACCCACGGCACAGCCATCCCAAGTGCTCCAGTTTGGAATGGGGTGAAAAAGCACCCAGCGCAAACGTGAGAACACCACAACCACTGCTGTGCTTGATACAACCCAGGTCCTAAATTAATGATGAAGTCTTCTCATGAACAGCGGGGTCGCTAGGGAACGGGCTTGGCCGTACTGAATTGGCAACGTGTCCTTGACCTGTCACCATAAAGGTGACAAAGGAGGGGTCAGGACCAAAACCCACAGTGAGAAGGAGCTGGCACGGGGAGGACATTCCATGTCGCAGTGCTGTCAGTGCcgggcacagggctgggagcagtggggaTGGCACGGAGCGGCTCCGTgtgccccagctgcagccatgcagctggCGGGGGGGCATGGACACAGCATAGCCCATGgctgggaaatggggaaatgCACTGTGGCCCTGTGGGTCTCCCATCTTGTCCCATCTCCAAAGCTCCAATGCTCTACATGTCCCTCTTTTCCCCCTGGTTATTTGTCACCGAgtggatggatgggatggatgttcttgggggtcttttccaaccttaatgattctatgatggagGGGAAAGATGTATGGAcaagggagggaagaggagaacaTCTGGAGATGTTGCTTATCCTTGCCACACACGAGTACTGAACtgaacaaagcagaatgaaattAATCCCCATACTTTAAAGCCCTGTGTTTTGCCATGACAACAGACACATCAGGCCTCAGGCTGAGATAAAGCCCAGAGAGCAGATATCAGTGTGGGGATGCACCTAGAAAAGCactgtgggcagcagtgcctgctggGCTCCTCCAGCTGTGGCCCGTGGCCATTCAGTGCCACACTGCCCTCAGGACAGTGGACTGTGGGAAGGAGGCCGGGGTCCCCATCCCCGTGGCAATGCTGTAGTGgaacaaagcagcagtgttgGCAGGCGGGTGGTCACTGTGAGCCAAAAAGTGGCGGGGGAGGAGGGCTGGAAATTGGGGAACAAGGTCTGGGGGAAGGGCTGGCTCCTTCACTCCCATCCCCCtgccctgcacccagcagggcGTGATGGATTCTGCTGAATGAGttgtgcagagcacagagccGCCCTCATACACCATTCTGCATCTGACCTCGGGGAGGGGGAGAGGCTGCAATCGGGCCTTCCACCCCACCAACCGCATTCAGCTTTGGCCTcactgccaggcagggggtgcCCCAGGCTGTCACGCTCCATTGGTGAGAGGGGCTCAGTGTGActctgggagcagcacagccccacacagcccccccCAGCGGGATCAGCCCATGCTTTGTTCATTCACTGCCTGACACCGCGGGCGAGGAAAAGCTCGCTGTCAGCAAAGGGCCGTCGGGAGCCGCACTGCCCACACCGGGACCTGCCAGACATCCCCACGCGTCACACTGCAGCGTCCTTCACTGGCGCTGTGTGCCATGGGGGTGGCTGGCACCGGcacttcctgctctgctggtgaCGCAGGGAGCTGGGAGTTATTTTAGGTGCTGTCCCATCTGCATGCTTCCAAAGCCAAAGAGGAGGGATGCAGGGCACCATTTCCCCACTATTTGTATGGTGTCAACCCCTGCTCTGACCCCTGCAACCCAAGCCATCCCCGCTCCCGCAGTGCACAGGGGGTCGCGATGCCGTACTCACTGGTGGTGCTTCCTGACATCTGGATGATGCATTTGGACTCCCGGCTCATCTCACGGGAGTTGAAGGGCCGCACACGCACAGCCACTTTGACGGACGCTCCCGCCATGGTGCCGGCCTGGGTGGGTGCTGCTAATGGAGCTGTCCTGTGGGGCGAGAAGGAGGAGTTAGGGGAGCTCCCACCTCCAGGTCCTGATGGAGGAATGAATGATTCTTCATTGAGCTGAGGCAACCCAAGAGCATCACCCAGCCGCCTGCAGCATCCCTTGGAAGGACGGGGACATGACGCATTCAGCTGTCCCACCCCGAGGTGCTGATCCCATGGAATGAGCTCCCtgtgcccatccctgcagcttccagcccccagcccagaaGGGAGGAAAACCCTTTGACTCGAGGGCAGACAGCGGGAGAAGGGCACTGCACACAAACACTGCGGTTTCCCAGTGCCCTGCGGATGCCCGCCGCCCTGCCCTGTGCACTCAATAGCTATTTTCCACTCCATCTCACTAAGCCAGCAATCAATGGTCTCAGCAGCAAagggcagccctgccagcagggCCTCAGTGGCAGCAGGGGCAGTGCCTTGGGGCGCTCACCGCAGGGAGATGCAAAGGGATGAGCACTAACCCCACTCTACTTCCTTCAATGTCAGAAACCAGAGCAGTGTGTTGGGCCCTCATCACAGGGTGGGCTTTCACGtgcagaaagaacagctcagtttgtggaaaacaaagaaagagcagaagaaaacacacaggatGGTCCTGAAAAAAGGGGGCCGCTTTAATATCCACTGGATGTTAGTACcaaggggaggaaaaaacacaatGTGCTCTGCCCAAGGGTGGGTACATGCGTGGTGCAGTGAGAAACCTGCAGCCAGAAGGCACAATAAGTGTGGTGCTGCCTTTGGGGAATGCTTTGCCCACATTAAAGGTgcactgcatccctgcaggAGGAGTGCAGGGGTGTTTGTGTTTACCTAAACCCCACTCACTGCATCCCACTGGATGCCAAGCTTCAGCACCTGCTCTCAGGCTGCACTCAGCTCTATTTCTAGCACCCTGGGCCCAGCGAGCACGATGCACACACGCCTCTGCATcccccatcctgctgcttcctTGGATCCAGaggtataaaaaataaatgtgaccAAAGGGAAAGCACGAGCTGCCGCAGAGCCACGCCAAGGCGCCGGGCTCCATTTTCTGTCTTGGAGCAGCTCCGtccatttcatttccttgcagCCATCCCCTCCCGGCCCAATCCCTGTGCCTGGGGCCACCGCCTGCCTAATCCTCTGCCTTCGAGAGAAATCCGATAACGCGCGGCCGGCGCCGCTGGGAGCGGTCCAGGGGATGGGAAGCGGGGAGGGAGGCTCTCACGTGGCTGTCGTGTCCCCAATGCAtcccctccctgcagagctccgACACAGGAGCGGCCTGATGGCCACAGAGCAACAATTAATGGGATCAGCCAAGATTAATTGAGCGGGGATTAAGGGATGAAGGGATGAAGGGATCACTCTTAAACCCAAGGCGGTGCTGCCACACCCCgtactgccatgccaccaagGTGACAGCAGGATGCCTTGCAGCCATCCTTTCCCATCCCATCGGGATGATGTGGGATCGCCATGTCACCTTCAGCAGAATCCCATCCCCTGGAGGATGCTGTGGTTGGGGTGACATCACCCACAAAGCGTTGTGTGTTCTGCTGCCCTACATCTCCATGGGTTCCCTCCTGCTGGGGTCACACCCTGTGGGGCTGCTTTCCACTACCTCGATGACATGACACATCCGGGGCCTGGCCACCCGCCCCTCCCAGGTCGGTGTAAAGCCTCATGTCCCTGCCAGCCACCCGGCCCCTGGGATCACCTTTCCTTTTGGATAGATGGTGGCTGTGGCATCCATCTGACCTCCACCTGCCCCAGGCCAGCCAAAAACCACGGGGGAAGAGCTATTGTCCCCGATCACATCCATTGGGACACCCGTCTGGTGTCCCCAGCCCAGCCTTGCACAAGGGCCGTGACGGTGCAGTTTTCAGCACGCAGCGCAGGCGGGCTGAGATCGCCCATGTCCGTGGGGACACGCAGTGCTGGTGGCTGCGTGCCGTGCCCTGTGCCACCCACCCTGCCCCTCCCGGGTGTCGGGGGCACCGCAGCACCGCAACGCGGATCGAATCCAGCGAGCAGGTGGTGGCCCCCCACCCAGATGCGACGGCTGCGGCCACCGCCGTGCCACCTCAACCAAGATGGAGGGCAGCGCGGGtgcggggctgggggaggaggaCAAAGGGGTGGCCGAGCTCCGTGCCAGCCGCCCCCTCCCACCGGCCGAAGCCGCCGGCGCAGCCCGAGGGGACGCGGCGGCCGCCCCAAGGTCAGCGGTGCCACGCGCGGATCTCCGCCGCCGTTCACCCCGAAGCGGAACGATGACGGCGCACGAGCCCGCAGCGCTGCACCTGCCGCCCCCGGGGCATCGCCTCCCCCCGACAGATGCTTCTGGAAGCCGCGGCGGCTCCGTGCCCGCCGTGCCCGCCGTGCCCCCCATCCCCGTCCCCGCACGGTGCCGGGCAGCCCCCGCTGCCCCTCTGCGCCCCGATGGGGCGGCGGCCCCGAGCTCCTCCCGGACGGGTCCCGCGCGATGCCGGTGCCGCCGCCCCTACCTGTGCCCGTGGGCGGCGGGGCGCTGCGCTCAGCCTCTCAGCACCGGCATGGGGCCGGCACCGCTGGTGATGCCGGTACCGCCGCTGGTGATGCCGGTACCGCCGCTGGTGATGCCGGTACCGCCGCCGATGCCGGTGTCGGTGCGGGCGGTGTCGGCCCCTCCCCTGCGGTGCCGCCCtgcccctccccaccccctcgGTCCCATTGGCCAACGCCGGTTACGTCACCGCATCCCACCCCACCATCCCCGCCACCCCCGGCCCCGCGATGCGGATCCGCCGCAAGGGTGCGGGGAGAGGCGGGACCTGCGGCACCACGGCAACCGGCACCACGGCAACCGGCACCACGGCAACCGGCCCCTCTCCCATCTCTCGGAGCCTCCGCCCGTGCTGCTGCCCGCCCAGCAATTCATATACCTGTCCCAGCCATGGCCGCTGCTTCTCCACGAGTGTGCTGTGGGATAGAGCCGCAGGCTCTGCTGCAGTCTATGTAGGTTATTACATCCACAGCCCTTCCATCATCCACCAGCTGGGTCAGCCGGTCATAGATCAGGTTGGTCAGACAGGACCTGCCTGCcatgaagctgtgctggctgggcctgatcccccaGTTGTCCTacacatgccatgtgatctcactcaagatgatctgctccatTAACTTCCCTGGCACCGAGGTCAAGCAGACACATCTGTAGCTCCCCGGATCCTCCTTATGACCCTTCTAGAAGGTGGGTGTCACATTAGCAATCTCCAGTCACCTGCACCTCCCCAGCTGACCAGGACCACTGacagatgatggaaagcagctcagcaatcaCTTCACCCTCTCAGCACCCCCAGCTGGGTCCCAATGGCCCCATGGACTTGGCTCAGCCCAGGTGAGGCAGGAGGTTGCTGTTTCCTCCTACACATGGCATTTTGTTCTGCCCCCACTCCTACCTTCCAACACAGGGAGCTGAATACCTTGAGGTTTACTGGCCTGACTGTTgtaaagaaagcactgagaaccTCAGTGACAACATTCCCCGTCACGGCTGACGGAGCCCGGTGTGGGGCACTGCATCCCCCGGCCACCCCACGAGAACAGTGCTGAGTACACTGCACTGCTGGTGGCACATTAACTGGATGGGAGGTGGCGGGGGCAGAGTCCGGCGGTCATTGTCCGTGTGGCCGTGGGCAGGGGATGCACCGCACCACAGCACTGCCGATATCCATAGCAGCTCTCCTGCGGgcttgcagcacagctgcctgtgcCATGGCTGCtcccacaccccatatccccccgcCCCGTGAGCTGCTGCGGCCACTGGCCGTGCCCTACCGGCTGCTGCTGGGGCCGGGGCCCAGCAACCTGTCCCCCCGAGTGCGGGCAGCCGGCAGCCAGCAGATCGTGGGCCACATGCATCCCGAGGTGCTGCAGGTGAGTTGGCTCTGCCCCAGCAGCCCACACCCCCTGTGTTACTGGGCTGACGGCGGTGCTGGTCCTTATCTCAGGTGATGGAAGAGATCAAGGCGGGCATCCAGTACGCCTTCCAGACGCGGAACCGGATCACGTTGGCTGTCAGCGGCACCGGGCACTGCGCCATGGAGGCTGCCCTTATCAACCTGCTGGAGAGCAGTGACACCGTGCTGGTGGGCAACAACGGCATCTGGGGAGAGCGTGCTGCTGACGTCGCCAGGAGGCTGGGTATGGCTGCTTGTATGTGAGCTGACAGCCTGAGCCATGCAGAGAGCTCAGGTTTTGTGGGGTGACACCCTCAGGGCAGTTTGTGTCAGGCACCCGATTAATGTGTGCCCAAAACTCCACATCCCTCTGTACATTTCCCCCCAGGAGCCAAGGTCCATGAGCTGCTGAAGCCTCCGGGTGAATACTTCACCTTGAGGGACATTCAGGAGGTATGTGCCACCTGTGGGGCACCGGGACTGAGCCCCACACAGGTTCTCACTGTGCTGTTCTCACCCAGGGCTTGGCACAGCACAAACCCTCAGTGCTCTTCCTCACTCACGGCGAGTCTTCCACGGGGGTCCGGCAGCCACTGGAGGGGCTGGGCGAGCTGTGCCACCGGTCAGTGCTCCTGGGGaccccagcagggctgggctgcagggggctgtggggctgagctctggTCCCCCTCCAGGCACGGCTGCCTGCTGCTTGTGGATGCGGTGGCATCGCTCGGGGGAGTGCCCATCCTCATGGACCAGCAGGGTGAGAGCCGCGGTGCTAGCGAGGAACAGGGGTCCCTGAGTGCCCCCACACCAGCACCTGTGGTGTGTGCCCTGCGTTTCCCACTGGCAGTGGGGCAGAGTCCTGCTCAGAGCCCTTGGTCCCTCTCATGCAGGGATTGATGTACTATACACGGGGTCCCAGAAAGTCCTCAGTGCCCCCCCTGGCATCTCTCCTATCTCATTCAGTGAGCGAGCAAGGTAAGGACTGCCCCgtcccagcagggctgggggcacagGTAGGAGGACCCCCCTCCTTGGCCACATCCCCTGGCTGCAATGCCAACCCAGTGCTCACTTCAGGCTCTGTGCTCCAGGGCAAGCAGTGGGTAGAGGGGCTCTCCCTTCCATGGGGCAGCGctcaagtgctgtgttctgcCAGGGAGAAGATGCAGAGGAGGAAGACGAGGCCCCCATCCTTCTACCTGGACATGAGCTGTCTGGCGAGCTACTGGGGCTGCGATGGAGAGCCACGCATGTGAGGGCGGGCTGTACCCAGACAGGAAGCTGTGGCTGCCCCACCACATTCCAAACCCTAGCCCTAAATCTAGCCTAAATCCAAAGCCCCCCATCTTATCCAGTTGCTCTGCtctatttgcatttcttctccttgcCCCCAAAACAGCCCCTTTGTCCCAGCTTTGCATCCCTGCCCAGGTCCCCTCCCCAGAGACTCTGCCACTGCTCCCCACTTCTCCCTACCTCTCCCACATGCCTGCCCCAGGGGCTTGCAGCAGCTGAGCCTGCCTTGGGGCTCCCTGGATTTTGCAGGTACCACCACACAGGGCCCGTCAGCAGCATCTTCTGCCTGCGGGAGGCCTTGGCCGGGCTGGCGGAGCTGGTGAGCTGGGCATAGGGACAGCTGATCTGGGCCACACCTGTGTTATAGCAGGGTTTGGGGAGCAGAGTGTGGTCAGCTGTCGGTGGTGGCATGGGACATTCAGGCAGGGGACATTTATTCTTTGCTGCCAGGGCCTGGAGAGCTCATGGAAGCAGCACCAAGCTGTCTGCACCCGCCTGTGCCAGGGGCTGCAGGATCTGGGGCTGGAGCTCTTCGTGAAGGAGGAGGTGCAGGATGTGG includes:
- the AGXT gene encoding serine--pyruvate aminotransferase isoform X1, translating into MHRTTALPISIAALLRACSTAACAMAAPTPHIPPPRELLRPLAVPYRLLLGPGPSNLSPRVRAAGSQQIVGHMHPEVLQVMEEIKAGIQYAFQTRNRITLAVSGTGHCAMEAALINLLESSDTVLVGNNGIWGERAADVARRLGAKVHELLKPPGEYFTLRDIQEGLAQHKPSVLFLTHGESSTGVRQPLEGLGELCHRHGCLLLVDAVASLGGVPILMDQQGIDVLYTGSQKVLSAPPGISPISFSERAREKMQRRKTRPPSFYLDMSCLASYWGCDGEPRMYHHTGPVSSIFCLREALAGLAELGLESSWKQHQAVCTRLCQGLQDLGLELFVKEEAARLPTVTTVRVPEGYNWKEITAFLMDKHSIEISGGLGPTAGKVLRIGLMGHNATQDNVDRLLQALRDALQHCQHSRL
- the AGXT gene encoding serine--pyruvate aminotransferase isoform X2 produces the protein MHRTTALPISIAALLRACSTAACAMAAPTPHIPPPRELLRPLAVPYRLLLGPGPSNLSPRVRAAGSQQIVGHMHPEVLQVMEEIKAGIQYAFQTRNRITLAVSGTGHCAMEAALINLLESSDTVLVGNNGIWGERAADVARRLGAKVHELLKPPGEYFTLRDIQEGLAQHKPSVLFLTHGESSTGVRQPLEGLGELCHRHGCLLLVDAVASLGGVPILMDQQGIDVLYTGSQKVLSAPPGISPISFSERAREKMQRRKTRPPSFYLDMSCLASYWGCDGEPRMYHHTGPVSSIFCLREALAGLAELAARLPTVTTVRVPEGYNWKEITAFLMDKHSIEISGGLGPTAGKVLRIGLMGHNATQDNVDRLLQALRDALQHCQHSRL